Proteins co-encoded in one Papaver somniferum cultivar HN1 chromosome 5, ASM357369v1, whole genome shotgun sequence genomic window:
- the LOC113279166 gene encoding uncharacterized protein LOC113279166, with product MVWEGGLRITYNKWDQNYDQDITLFFKLGTRSIKFQDIKVCHWQAPSFGVTLFCCDGASFGNPGLAGFGVVVRDHLCQVICTLTGGLGITTNYIAEVFVVTCAAELVVEWKLGSIIISSDSQKVINEFTSSKIPWFIKMRWRRAASQLMSIRFCHCYRETNFSADVVAKNGAQLRAGERQLYMGRPPLLTRIELAGINYYRFS from the coding sequence ATGGTGTGGGAGGGAGGCTTGAGAATTACATATAACAAATGGGATCAGAATTATGATCAAGATATAACCCTCTTCTTCAAGCTTGGAACAAGAAGTATTAAATTTCAAGATATCAAAGTTTGTCACTGGCAGGCTCCCAGTTTTGGTGTAACCTTATTCTGCTGTGATGGAGCTTCTTTTGGAAATCCAGGATTAGCAGGATTTGGGGTTGTAGTCAGAGATCACTTATGTCAGGTAATCTGCACTCTAACTGGAGGTCTGGGGATTACCACTAATTACATTGCAGAAGTCTTTGTTGTAACTTGTGCTGCTGAATTAGTTGTTGAATGGAAACTTGGAAGCATAATCATTAGCTCAGATTCTCAAAAAGTCATAAATGAATTTACTTCTAgtaaaattccttggttcatcaagaTGAGATGGAGAAGAGCAGCTAGTCAACTGATGTCTATTAGATTCTGCCACTGTTATAGAGAAACAAACTTTTCTGCAGATGTTGTTGCAAAAAATGGGGCTCAGCTTAGAGCAGGTGAAAGACAACTTTATATGGGAAGACCTCCTTTGTTAACTAGAATTGAATTGGCAGGCATAAACTACTACAGATTTAGTTGA